ATTAAACGGGACTACAATGAGTTTGTCATCATTATCTTCAGTTCTGACTATTATTGCTATACACCTTCCACGAAAACTGTTTATGGGTTTGAATACGCCCAAAACATATGCATCGATATCCTCTCCATCCGCAGATTTTTCTCTTTTTACATAACCATAATTTATCGGATAAATAAAGTCGTGCTTAGGATGCCTACTACCTAATGGTCGGTCTATGGTGACACTAACAGTTTTACCTATAAATTTTCTTGAGTTTATATGTTCTTCATTATTTGCACGCATATCAACCAACTATTTTTAGCTAGGTTCAAATCTCCCCTGTGCTCCCATCGGGATTTGAACCCGAGTTCCTGGGTTGAAAGCCCAGTGTCCTTGGCCGAGCTGGACGATAGGAGCTTGGATGATTCTATGGTATGGTAATAATATATTAACTTTCCCTTATAACTTATAAAACGGGGGGTAAAATGATACTTTCAGACTTCGATTTGATGAACTACCTGAACAGCAAGAGGCTGAAGATAGAGCCGTTCTCAAGGGAGATAGTGCGCGAGAACGGGATAGATTTCCGGCTTGCTGACGAGATAGCATACCACAGGAAGGACCTTGGCGACGATTTCGTTATGGATCCGTCAAACAAGGAGATGATAGAAAGGGCGTACGACGTGAGGAAAAAGCAGGAGACGCTCGTGATAGGGCCGCGCGAGCAGGTTCTTCTTTCTACCATAGAGCACGTTGCGCTGCCCGACGATCTTGTCGGCGTCGTTGAGCTGAGGAGCACGTGGGCAAGGCACGGCTTTTCCATGCCCCCGACCATAATAGATGCTGGATTCAACGGCAACGTAACCCTTGAGGTGATAAACAACGCGCCGTACAAGATAGCGCTGAAGCCGAACACCAGGTTCGCGCACATAGTTTTCATAAAGGCGAGCAACGCCGTGGAAAGCAGCTACTCCAAGGGATCCTATTCAGGGCAGATGGGCGTGAGGCTGCCCAAGGTAATAAGCGAGTAGTCACACCAGCTCCTTGAGCCCCTCGATTGATGATACAGGCGCAGAGCCTGATGCCTTTATTATCCTGTTCATGATGGCTAGCCCTATTCCCCTCTCGGGAAATGTTTCTACCAATGCGAATTTCACTTCCTTTTTGTCGAGCTCCCTGAACGAGTCGAACAGGTTCTTTGCTATCTCGTAAAGGCTCCTCTCGCTCCCCATCCTTATGAGCTTTGCTCTTGAGTCGGATATCCTTTCTGCGGTCTCGTTGCTGCACAGCACGGCATAGTCGTCGCGCTTCCCAAGATGCTCCACTGCGCTCTCGAGAAGGTCCTTTTGCACGGCTATCAGCTTTGTGTCAGGGGCATAGTGCCTGTACTTCATCCCCGGCGCAACAGCCACGACATCCTTCCTGCTTATGTT
The genomic region above belongs to Candidatus Micrarchaeota archaeon and contains:
- a CDS encoding inorganic diphosphatase, giving the protein MRANNEEHINSRKFIGKTVSVTIDRPLGSRHPKHDFIYPINYGYVKREKSADGEDIDAYVLGVFKPINSFRGRCIAIIVRTEDNDDKLIVVPFNKAYLDEQIKALTEFQEQWFKIKIFRKADRRVKSK
- the dcd gene encoding dCTP deaminase yields the protein MILSDFDLMNYLNSKRLKIEPFSREIVRENGIDFRLADEIAYHRKDLGDDFVMDPSNKEMIERAYDVRKKQETLVIGPREQVLLSTIEHVALPDDLVGVVELRSTWARHGFSMPPTIIDAGFNGNVTLEVINNAPYKIALKPNTRFAHIVFIKASNAVESSYSKGSYSGQMGVRLPKVISE